From Planococcus halocryophilus, the proteins below share one genomic window:
- a CDS encoding glycerol-3-phosphate acyltransferase: MFIWISLLFIVSYGIGCCHGALMAQMLSGVNVKNSGVKNSGASNAAIVLGWKYGLLVAVIDIFKGFAAVVGLRLLLGLGNFSPELTWSMLFVAGAGVIFGHNFPFYMKFDGGKGTASVIGVMLALDWKLGLLGLLLLIVVSLATDYLVIGVLVLYAVFYIIAVVPAIGLWPLLIGTLLFAMAVWKHRENIIRIKNGTETKVSAVFQKKPSTPV; encoded by the coding sequence ATGTTTATTTGGATTTCGCTATTATTTATTGTCAGCTATGGAATTGGTTGTTGTCACGGGGCTCTGATGGCACAAATGTTATCCGGTGTGAATGTTAAAAACTCCGGCGTGAAAAACTCCGGTGCTTCTAATGCAGCAATTGTTTTAGGTTGGAAGTATGGATTGCTCGTTGCTGTTATTGATATTTTTAAAGGATTTGCGGCAGTTGTAGGTTTACGGCTGCTACTAGGTTTAGGTAATTTCTCTCCTGAGCTCACGTGGTCGATGCTGTTTGTGGCAGGTGCTGGCGTTATTTTCGGTCACAACTTTCCGTTCTATATGAAGTTTGACGGAGGTAAAGGAACTGCTTCTGTTATTGGGGTCATGTTAGCACTCGACTGGAAGCTTGGTTTACTTGGATTATTGTTATTGATTGTCGTTTCGCTGGCAACAGACTATCTCGTTATCGGCGTACTTGTACTATATGCTGTTTTTTATATAATAGCAGTTGTCCCTGCAATTGGGCTTTGGCCACTATTGATCGGTACTCTACTTTTTGCAATGGCCGTTTGGAAGCATCGCGAAAATATTATACGAATAAAGAATGGTACTGAAACAAAAGTATCTGCAGTTTTTCAGAAGAAACCTTCCACTCCAGTTTAA
- a CDS encoding methionine ABC transporter ATP-binding protein, protein MIQFEGVAKTYQSGKQEIHALNGIDLTVETGEIYGVIGFSGAGKSSLIRTVNLLERPSKGRVLIHGKDISTLSSKEIRTIRKDIGMIFQHFNLLNSKTVFHNVAMPLLLAKTPKADIEKQVKDLLDFVGLADQAQKYPDQLSGGQKQRIGIARALATNPSVLLCDEATSALDPQTTKSILDLLKKINKEYNITILLITHEMGVIREICNKVAVLEEGKVIEQGTVFEVFSNPQQATTKRFVRSVMNDELPESLLAQIHEPHSDHTIFRLQFTGNSVGTPVMSRVSRNFNVDLNVLFGNITELQGVPYGNLIVEFSGELKEIERAITSIRDNNIHIEEVTHYVS, encoded by the coding sequence ATGATTCAATTCGAAGGCGTCGCCAAAACCTACCAATCAGGGAAACAGGAAATCCATGCATTAAATGGCATCGATTTAACTGTCGAAACTGGCGAAATCTACGGAGTTATCGGCTTTAGTGGTGCTGGTAAAAGTTCATTAATCCGCACAGTAAACCTGCTCGAACGTCCTTCTAAAGGACGTGTATTAATTCACGGAAAGGATATTTCGACGCTATCTAGCAAAGAAATTCGTACCATCAGAAAAGATATCGGTATGATTTTTCAGCATTTTAATTTACTGAATTCTAAAACCGTTTTTCACAATGTGGCTATGCCACTGCTACTGGCAAAGACGCCTAAAGCAGACATTGAAAAACAAGTAAAAGATTTACTCGACTTTGTAGGACTTGCAGACCAAGCACAAAAATATCCAGATCAATTGTCGGGTGGACAAAAGCAACGGATCGGTATAGCTCGTGCCCTTGCTACAAACCCTTCTGTTCTGTTATGCGATGAAGCGACGTCAGCGCTTGATCCTCAAACTACTAAATCTATTTTGGATTTACTCAAAAAAATCAATAAAGAATACAATATCACCATTTTGCTTATTACTCATGAGATGGGTGTTATTCGAGAGATCTGTAACAAAGTGGCGGTTCTTGAAGAAGGGAAAGTCATTGAGCAAGGCACTGTTTTTGAAGTCTTTTCGAATCCACAACAAGCTACAACAAAACGTTTTGTCCGCTCTGTCATGAATGATGAATTACCCGAATCCTTGCTAGCCCAAATTCATGAACCGCATAGCGATCACACAATTTTTCGTTTGCAGTTTACAGGGAATTCAGTCGGCACACCCGTAATGTCTCGTGTATCACGCAACTTTAACGTAGATTTAAATGTGTTATTTGGAAATATTACCGAATTACAAGGGGTTCCGTACGGCAACTTAATTGTGGAATTTTCCGGCGAACTAAAAGAAATTGAACGCGCAATAACCTCTATTCGAGACAACAACATACACATAGAGGAGGTTACTCATTATGTCAGTTAA
- a CDS encoding methionine ABC transporter permease: MSVNYDQILEAIWETIYMTGAAFGFSLLIGFPLGIFLVVTRKGHLLENESVSNVLNIVINIFRSIPFIILMVAIIPLTRLIVGTSIGTAAAIVPLVFYAGPYIARLIENSLLEVDKGVIEAAQAMGASPAQIIFRFLIPEALSSLVLALTIAVVGLIGASAMAGAIGGGGLGDLAITYGYQRFDTFIMVITVAILVLLVQGVQSFGNILSRRVRRS, from the coding sequence ATGTCAGTTAACTATGATCAAATTTTAGAAGCTATATGGGAAACCATTTATATGACTGGCGCAGCATTCGGCTTTTCCTTATTGATCGGCTTTCCACTCGGAATCTTTCTAGTAGTTACCCGAAAAGGTCATTTATTAGAAAACGAGTCGGTATCTAATGTATTAAACATAGTCATCAATATTTTCCGCTCGATTCCTTTTATTATTTTAATGGTCGCCATTATTCCGTTGACACGACTTATTGTCGGAACCTCTATTGGAACTGCAGCAGCGATAGTTCCTTTAGTGTTTTACGCAGGACCTTATATTGCTCGGTTAATCGAAAACTCGCTCCTAGAAGTCGACAAAGGAGTTATCGAAGCGGCCCAAGCGATGGGTGCTTCACCGGCGCAAATCATTTTTCGGTTCTTGATTCCAGAAGCTCTCAGTTCTCTAGTTCTTGCATTAACTATAGCTGTAGTCGGATTGATCGGCGCATCTGCTATGGCTGGCGCTATTGGCGGCGGCGGCCTTGGAGACTTAGCGATTACATACGGATATCAGAGATTCGATACCTTTATTATGGTTATCACAGTAGCTATTCTTGTCTTACTCGTGCAAGGAGTTCAATCTTTCGGAAATATACTATCAAGACGTGTAAGACGCAGTTAA
- a CDS encoding MetQ/NlpA family ABC transporter substrate-binding protein — protein sequence MKKITATVLLTLLALVLAACGDDSNAEGTTKVTLGISGSDTTIWDYIAEKAEKEGIDLEIQTFSDYVAPNLALAEGELDLNAFQTISYFDEFVAEHNIDIVPIGSTVIAPMGLYSDKYESIEELPEGSQIAVPNEATNMGRALLLLDEAGVITLSEDAGLTGTAEDITENPKNIEIVPMVSGHTPRAMPDVAASIINNGVAVDAGLNPTEDPIARESDTAKPYINLIAANAEDADNEAYLKIVELYQQEDTTEFIIEHTKGAQIPTNVTVEELVDYQ from the coding sequence ATGAAAAAAATCACAGCAACAGTATTACTAACATTACTGGCATTAGTTTTGGCAGCATGCGGAGACGATAGCAATGCTGAAGGAACCACGAAAGTAACACTTGGCATTAGTGGTTCTGATACGACCATTTGGGATTATATTGCTGAAAAAGCTGAAAAAGAAGGCATTGATTTGGAAATTCAAACTTTTTCTGATTATGTAGCACCTAACTTGGCTCTGGCTGAAGGAGAATTGGACTTAAATGCGTTCCAAACGATTTCCTATTTTGATGAATTTGTTGCCGAACACAATATCGATATTGTTCCAATTGGTTCTACTGTCATCGCGCCAATGGGATTGTATTCCGATAAATATGAATCTATTGAGGAACTTCCAGAAGGCTCACAAATCGCTGTACCTAACGAAGCGACGAACATGGGTCGTGCACTTTTACTTCTAGACGAAGCTGGTGTAATCACTCTTTCTGAAGATGCTGGACTAACTGGGACAGCTGAAGACATTACCGAAAATCCGAAAAACATTGAAATTGTCCCAATGGTTTCTGGTCATACACCACGCGCTATGCCTGATGTTGCCGCTTCAATTATTAATAATGGTGTTGCAGTAGATGCTGGATTGAATCCGACAGAAGATCCTATCGCACGTGAAAGTGATACAGCAAAACCTTATATTAATTTGATTGCAGCAAATGCTGAAGATGCAGACAACGAAGCTTATTTGAAAATCGTTGAATTATATCAACAAGAAGACACGACGGAATTTATCATTGAACATACAAAAGGCGCTCAAATTCCAACGAACGTGACAGTGGAAGAACTAGTCGACTACCAATAA
- a CDS encoding M20 family metallopeptidase, producing MALIKEAVQTISQSIDARRTKYVQTSHEIHDHPEIGNQEFFASSLLISLLEEAGFMVDKGVAGHETAFFARKKSERSGPTIAYLAEYDALPGIGHACGHNIIGTTSVAAAIALSKTLDSAGGEVVVLGTPAEEGGPNGSAKGSLVKHGLLKEIDVALMLHPSGNSAITGPSLAVDPLEFHFYGKPAHAAGSPEKGINALDAVLQLFNSINALRQQLPSDARVHGIITHGGDAPNIIPEYAAARFYIRGDSWKKTADTARKIRAIAEGAALATGATVKIERFQNEVRDLVLTPALDALIRNELEAQGETVADSRISGLGSTDAGNISYEVPTAHGYIKIGPETLIAHTEEFREAAKSDQGDRALIRGAKALANTGYQLLTDNNLLEQIKAAHQESLKVKQQN from the coding sequence ATGGCACTTATTAAAGAAGCAGTTCAGACCATTTCTCAGTCTATCGACGCAAGACGTACAAAATACGTTCAAACGAGCCATGAAATTCACGACCATCCTGAAATTGGCAACCAAGAATTTTTCGCTAGTTCGTTATTAATCAGTTTGCTTGAAGAAGCTGGATTTATGGTCGACAAAGGTGTCGCTGGGCATGAAACTGCGTTTTTTGCTCGTAAAAAAAGTGAACGTTCTGGCCCTACTATCGCATACCTTGCTGAATACGATGCACTTCCTGGAATTGGACATGCTTGTGGACACAATATTATTGGCACAACAAGTGTCGCCGCCGCGATTGCCTTGTCTAAAACACTCGACTCTGCTGGTGGTGAAGTTGTTGTTCTTGGAACTCCTGCCGAAGAAGGTGGTCCAAATGGTAGTGCAAAAGGCAGTTTAGTTAAACACGGTTTACTCAAAGAGATTGACGTAGCGCTAATGCTCCACCCTTCTGGAAACTCAGCTATCACAGGTCCTTCTCTTGCGGTTGATCCACTAGAATTTCACTTTTACGGCAAACCTGCTCATGCAGCAGGTTCTCCTGAAAAAGGCATAAATGCATTAGATGCTGTGCTTCAATTGTTTAATAGCATTAACGCTTTACGTCAGCAATTGCCGTCAGATGCACGTGTTCATGGTATTATTACGCACGGCGGAGACGCCCCCAATATTATTCCAGAGTATGCGGCGGCGCGCTTTTATATTCGCGGGGATTCATGGAAGAAAACGGCTGATACGGCCCGTAAAATCCGTGCAATTGCTGAAGGTGCTGCTTTAGCTACTGGCGCTACTGTTAAAATTGAACGTTTTCAAAATGAAGTACGTGATTTAGTGCTAACTCCTGCTTTGGATGCGTTAATCCGTAATGAACTCGAAGCGCAAGGTGAAACCGTAGCCGATTCTCGAATCTCTGGTCTTGGTTCTACAGATGCTGGCAATATTAGTTATGAAGTTCCGACGGCGCATGGCTATATTAAAATCGGACCTGAAACATTAATTGCACATACAGAAGAATTTCGGGAAGCAGCAAAATCCGATCAAGGCGATAGAGCATTAATCCGAGGTGCTAAAGCATTAGCTAACACGGGATATCAGTTATTGACAGACAACAATCTATTGGAACAAATCAAAGCTGCACATCAAGAATCTCTCAAAGTAAAACAACAAAATTAA
- the pepT gene encoding peptidase T yields the protein MIEALIERLVRYAKIDTQSDFTSESTPSTPGQWDLLHELEKEMTSIGLTEVGMDDAGYLFGTLPANTDKEIPVIGFLAHVDTATDFTGKNVNPKRIDNYDGQDILLSDSIQMMVSDFPDLKNYVDHTLITTDGTTLLGADNKAGIAEIMTAMEYLSKHPEIEHGKIRVAFTPDEEIGRGPHKFDVERFGAEYAYTMDGGPLGELQYESFNAASGKLVVQGKSVHPGSAKDKMVNAQTVAIQFQQEMSKNEVPELTENYEGFIHLNNFEGTVESAELSYIIRDFDKEQFEGKKRHMQAVAEKLQQQYGNDAIQLEIEDQYYNMREKIEPVMEIVDNAERAMITLGIEPNIVPVRGGTDGSQLSYMGLPTPNIFTGGENYHGKYEFISAENMEKATQVIIEIVKSAK from the coding sequence ATGATTGAGGCGTTAATTGAACGATTGGTTCGTTATGCAAAAATTGATACACAATCTGATTTCACGAGTGAGTCAACACCTTCTACACCAGGGCAATGGGACTTACTCCATGAATTAGAAAAAGAAATGACAAGCATTGGGCTCACAGAAGTTGGCATGGATGATGCCGGGTATCTTTTTGGTACTTTGCCTGCAAACACAGATAAAGAAATTCCAGTCATCGGCTTTTTAGCACATGTAGATACAGCGACTGATTTTACTGGGAAAAATGTCAACCCAAAACGTATCGACAATTATGATGGACAAGATATTCTGTTAAGTGACAGTATTCAGATGATGGTATCGGATTTTCCTGATTTAAAAAATTATGTGGACCATACGTTAATCACAACCGATGGCACGACACTTCTTGGTGCGGATAACAAAGCGGGTATTGCAGAAATCATGACAGCAATGGAGTATTTATCTAAGCATCCAGAAATCGAACACGGAAAAATCCGTGTTGCTTTTACGCCCGACGAAGAAATCGGTCGCGGTCCTCACAAATTCGACGTTGAGCGCTTTGGTGCAGAGTACGCTTACACGATGGACGGTGGTCCGCTTGGTGAACTGCAATACGAAAGTTTTAATGCAGCGAGTGGTAAATTAGTTGTTCAAGGGAAAAGTGTTCATCCGGGTTCGGCAAAAGATAAAATGGTCAATGCCCAAACTGTTGCGATTCAATTCCAACAAGAGATGTCGAAAAACGAAGTTCCTGAATTAACGGAGAACTACGAAGGATTTATTCATTTGAATAATTTCGAAGGTACTGTGGAATCTGCTGAGTTGAGCTATATAATTCGTGATTTTGATAAAGAACAATTCGAAGGTAAAAAGCGTCATATGCAAGCTGTTGCAGAAAAACTTCAACAACAATACGGCAATGACGCAATTCAATTAGAAATTGAAGATCAATATTACAATATGCGTGAAAAAATCGAACCGGTGATGGAAATTGTCGACAATGCAGAACGTGCGATGATTACGTTAGGCATCGAACCGAATATTGTTCCTGTTCGCGGCGGTACAGACGGCTCTCAATTATCATACATGGGACTTCCAACACCGAATATCTTCACAGGCGGCGAAAATTACCACGGAAAATATGAATTTATTTCCGCTGAAAACATGGAAAAAGCCACACAAGTCATTATCGAAATCGTGAAATCAGCGAAATAA
- a CDS encoding STAS domain-containing protein produces MNAKPAITVGGLSFEWDLANGRFLFEGQESVLFWTSTAMKMFFDSIEEISGEDAANVVLESTGYRQGLIVGGYFQNMEGVSAAEASQLITNTYASAGWGLAEIKELDVEARTLEVHLKNSWEHTINVAQEKKEGGSFLPAHYAGIFSSLFNENIWYKVVHHQLDGYEESVIQYFPSEETIQKNIHRLSRVKEEEKINELERLVDEKTQELSEMIKEISSPLIPVLEGIVVVPLLGTYDEARAEELLVKTLQNMPKHKAKYLILDLTGLNTNFTHHAAMLIEKLGSTASLIGTQTILVGISAKMSQTITEATINLSKFECFQTLQHGIHYALAQNGRSII; encoded by the coding sequence ATGAATGCTAAACCAGCAATAACAGTAGGTGGCTTAAGTTTCGAATGGGATTTGGCCAATGGACGCTTTTTGTTTGAAGGGCAGGAATCTGTTCTATTTTGGACTTCAACAGCTATGAAAATGTTTTTTGATTCTATAGAAGAAATTTCTGGGGAAGATGCGGCAAATGTCGTATTGGAATCAACAGGATATCGTCAAGGTTTGATAGTAGGGGGATATTTTCAGAACATGGAAGGCGTTTCTGCTGCCGAAGCTTCTCAATTGATTACGAACACTTATGCTTCCGCAGGATGGGGACTAGCAGAAATTAAAGAATTAGATGTGGAAGCACGTACGCTAGAAGTGCACTTGAAAAACAGCTGGGAGCATACAATCAATGTAGCGCAAGAGAAAAAGGAGGGAGGTAGTTTTTTACCTGCCCATTACGCAGGGATTTTCTCTTCGCTTTTTAATGAAAACATTTGGTATAAGGTCGTACATCACCAGTTAGATGGCTATGAAGAAAGTGTAATTCAGTATTTCCCCTCGGAAGAAACCATTCAAAAAAATATTCATCGCTTATCCCGTGTAAAAGAAGAGGAAAAAATCAACGAGCTAGAACGATTGGTAGATGAAAAAACCCAAGAACTCAGTGAAATGATTAAAGAAATCTCATCACCGCTTATTCCGGTTCTTGAAGGTATCGTCGTCGTCCCGCTACTCGGAACTTATGATGAGGCACGTGCAGAAGAACTATTAGTGAAAACTTTGCAAAATATGCCGAAGCACAAAGCCAAGTATTTAATTTTGGATTTGACAGGATTAAACACTAATTTCACACATCACGCTGCTATGTTGATTGAAAAACTTGGTTCGACAGCTTCATTAATTGGCACACAGACTATTTTGGTTGGTATTTCCGCGAAGATGAGTCAAACCATTACAGAAGCAACTATCAATTTATCAAAATTTGAGTGTTTCCAAACTTTGCAACACGGCATTCATTACGCCTTAGCTCAAAATGGCAGAAGCATTATATAA
- a CDS encoding EamA family transporter has product MKNWIYPLMVVVAASCYGVLSTIIKVAMKNGFTAAEAVTSQYFIGFAMAALLFFVTQRKMPQIKGWKILVISGSLTAATGSVYAHSLNFLPASLAVVLLFQFTWIGMFLDCIVNRRWLKRTEVFSLIILFAGTLLAAGIIGTDLSGIPWQGWAWGIGAAFCFSAFMFVNGKEITGMDTSARLFYVSFFAAIVVGIFQTPEIVWNGQLFNEGLWIYGVLLGFFGIIMPIYFFSVAVPRVGSGLASILSAMELPVAVIASVLILHETLSVLQIVGIFIILIGMVLPSAFDRTPKIVQQI; this is encoded by the coding sequence ATGAAAAACTGGATTTATCCACTTATGGTCGTCGTGGCAGCAAGCTGTTATGGCGTCCTCTCAACTATTATAAAGGTAGCCATGAAAAATGGTTTTACCGCTGCAGAAGCAGTCACTAGCCAATACTTTATCGGGTTCGCAATGGCGGCTCTTTTATTTTTTGTTACACAACGTAAAATGCCTCAAATCAAAGGGTGGAAAATATTGGTTATTTCCGGCAGTCTCACCGCTGCTACAGGATCGGTTTATGCGCATTCACTTAATTTCCTACCGGCTTCTTTGGCGGTTGTCTTGCTTTTTCAATTCACATGGATTGGAATGTTCTTAGATTGTATTGTCAACCGTAGATGGCTTAAAAGGACAGAGGTTTTTTCATTGATTATACTGTTTGCAGGTACTTTACTTGCGGCTGGTATTATCGGAACCGACTTGAGTGGAATTCCTTGGCAAGGTTGGGCTTGGGGAATAGGCGCTGCTTTTTGTTTTTCGGCATTTATGTTCGTCAATGGCAAGGAAATCACTGGTATGGATACTTCCGCGCGCCTATTTTACGTATCCTTTTTCGCAGCAATTGTAGTCGGGATTTTTCAAACACCTGAAATTGTTTGGAACGGACAATTGTTCAATGAGGGCTTATGGATTTACGGCGTATTATTAGGCTTTTTCGGAATTATTATGCCCATTTATTTCTTTTCTGTCGCCGTACCACGCGTCGGCTCTGGTCTCGCTTCTATTTTAAGTGCTATGGAATTGCCCGTAGCTGTAATAGCATCAGTCCTTATCCTTCACGAAACATTATCAGTTCTTCAAATCGTAGGAATCTTCATCATCTTAATTGGGATGGTGCTTCCGAGTGCATTCGATCGAACTCCGAAAATAGTCCAACAGATTTAA
- a CDS encoding pyridoxamine 5'-phosphate oxidase family protein yields MNQEEVKKEALKILENSYVGTLATIKGDKPHSRYMTFFNDDFTLYTATSKKTQKVDELEANPHAHILLGYDGEGIGDSFLEIEGSMSLNDDREMIDKVWNEHLEGWFEGPDDPNLTILAIKPTRVRLMNKKGQEPQSLEL; encoded by the coding sequence ATGAATCAAGAAGAAGTGAAGAAAGAGGCATTAAAAATACTCGAAAATAGTTATGTGGGGACCCTTGCAACGATTAAAGGAGATAAACCCCATTCGCGCTATATGACTTTTTTTAACGATGATTTCACACTCTATACAGCTACTAGTAAAAAAACGCAAAAAGTTGATGAATTGGAGGCCAATCCTCATGCCCACATTCTTTTAGGCTATGACGGTGAAGGTATTGGCGATTCATTTTTAGAGATTGAAGGAAGCATGTCATTAAATGACGATCGCGAAATGATTGATAAAGTGTGGAATGAACATTTAGAAGGCTGGTTTGAAGGTCCGGATGATCCGAACTTGACCATTCTTGCCATTAAACCAACTCGTGTACGGTTAATGAATAAAAAAGGGCAAGAACCTCAATCATTAGAATTGTAA
- a CDS encoding RrF2 family transcriptional regulator: MRLTMYTDFSLRVLIYLGTKEPDKLTTIQEISEAYSISKNHLTKVTFELGKAGFIHTVRGRGGGIRLADLPQNINVGTVVRKMEDDFHLVECFDPTTNRCPISPVCGLRGVLGKALHAYLAVLDEYTLEDLMFNKEGLREILKT; the protein is encoded by the coding sequence ATGAGGTTGACCATGTATACAGATTTCTCGTTACGTGTGTTGATTTATTTAGGCACAAAAGAACCAGATAAGCTGACAACGATACAAGAAATTTCAGAAGCATATAGTATATCTAAAAATCATTTAACAAAAGTTACATTTGAACTTGGAAAAGCGGGTTTTATTCATACTGTTAGAGGCAGAGGGGGCGGTATTCGTCTAGCAGACCTCCCACAAAACATTAATGTAGGTACCGTAGTAAGAAAAATGGAAGATGACTTTCATTTAGTAGAATGCTTTGATCCGACTACAAACCGTTGCCCAATTTCACCGGTTTGCGGACTTCGTGGTGTTTTAGGAAAAGCGCTTCATGCTTATTTGGCAGTACTCGATGAATATACGCTTGAAGATCTTATGTTCAATAAAGAAGGGCTTCGTGAAATTTTGAAGACATAA
- the hmpA gene encoding NO-inducible flavohemoprotein, with product MLSVETRTIIKSTVPVLEQHGEAITTVFYKNLFEAHPELLNIFNHANQKQGRQQAALANTVYAAAVHIDNLEAILPAVVQIANKHVSLGVKPEHYPIVGDFLLKAIKEVLGNAATDDIMNAWEEAYGVIANAFIGVEKDMYANMETQENGWSVFKEFTIVRKEPESENITSFYLKPVDGKNVPSYKPGQYISVRMAIAGEEYLFNRQYSLSQAAREDEFRISVKRDADNDPNGRVSVYLHDDMKVGDRFEVSAPAGEFVLDTTKNTPVAFVSGGVGITPMMSMFETVATSTPERPTAFLHATRNESMHAFDKDIQKHVASMENASYKTLYSDQPEGYITRATLEEYVDITGDVYVCGPVPFMEAMIKELHTLGMKEEQIHFEFFGPAVALQTV from the coding sequence ATGTTATCAGTAGAGACAAGAACAATCATTAAATCCACAGTACCGGTATTAGAGCAACACGGAGAAGCGATTACAACTGTATTTTACAAAAATCTGTTTGAAGCACACCCAGAACTTTTGAATATATTTAATCACGCAAATCAAAAACAAGGTCGTCAACAAGCAGCCTTGGCAAACACGGTTTATGCCGCAGCCGTTCACATCGACAACCTTGAAGCAATTCTTCCAGCAGTTGTTCAAATTGCGAATAAACACGTTAGCTTAGGAGTTAAACCAGAACATTATCCGATTGTTGGCGATTTCTTATTAAAAGCAATTAAAGAAGTATTGGGCAATGCAGCGACTGATGACATCATGAATGCTTGGGAAGAAGCTTATGGCGTCATCGCAAATGCCTTTATCGGCGTTGAAAAAGACATGTATGCAAATATGGAAACTCAAGAAAATGGCTGGAGCGTCTTTAAGGAATTCACAATTGTCCGCAAAGAACCAGAAAGCGAAAATATCACTTCTTTCTATCTGAAACCAGTAGACGGCAAAAACGTTCCTTCTTACAAACCTGGCCAATACATCTCTGTGCGTATGGCAATTGCAGGAGAAGAGTATTTGTTTAATCGCCAATACAGCCTGTCTCAAGCAGCTCGCGAAGATGAGTTCCGCATTTCTGTTAAACGTGATGCAGACAACGACCCGAACGGACGCGTCTCTGTTTACCTGCATGATGACATGAAAGTGGGCGATCGTTTTGAAGTTAGTGCTCCCGCTGGTGAATTTGTTCTTGATACTACAAAAAATACACCCGTAGCATTTGTCAGCGGAGGCGTAGGTATTACGCCAATGATGAGTATGTTTGAAACAGTCGCAACATCAACACCAGAACGCCCAACTGCTTTCCTTCACGCTACGCGTAATGAATCAATGCATGCTTTTGATAAAGATATTCAAAAACATGTGGCGTCGATGGAGAATGCTAGCTATAAAACTCTTTACTCAGATCAACCAGAAGGTTATATCACACGTGCTACCTTAGAAGAATACGTCGACATTACAGGTGATGTTTATGTATGTGGTCCTGTTCCTTTCATGGAAGCAATGATCAAAGAATTACACACACTTGGCATGAAAGAAGAACAAATTCACTTTGAATTCTTTGGCCCAGCTGTAGCTCTTCAAACTGTATAA
- a CDS encoding VOC family protein, with protein sequence MTFSISQIDHVQVVAPVGQEEMAIAFYAGVLGMKVIEKPAALKARGGAWFEFGNQQLHVGVEEPFSPAKKAHPAFRVAGYGEMKTHLLANKIEIKEDDSIQGVERFFVFDPFGNRLEF encoded by the coding sequence ATGACATTTTCTATTTCACAAATTGATCACGTTCAAGTAGTAGCACCTGTAGGACAAGAAGAAATGGCAATTGCGTTTTACGCGGGTGTCTTAGGAATGAAAGTAATTGAAAAGCCTGCCGCGTTAAAAGCTAGAGGTGGAGCGTGGTTTGAGTTTGGTAATCAGCAATTGCACGTAGGAGTCGAAGAACCTTTTTCACCAGCCAAAAAAGCGCATCCAGCATTTCGGGTAGCGGGTTATGGGGAGATGAAAACGCATTTACTAGCGAACAAAATTGAAATAAAAGAAGACGATAGTATTCAAGGCGTTGAACGATTTTTTGTTTTCGATCCGTTTGGAAATCGTCTAGAGTTTTAA